From the genome of Populus trichocarpa isolate Nisqually-1 chromosome 15, P.trichocarpa_v4.1, whole genome shotgun sequence, one region includes:
- the LOC18105619 gene encoding sucrose synthase 7, with translation MASAPVLKRSETIAESMPDALRQSRYHMRICFSRFVAPGRRLMKRQHIMDEVDKSIQDKNERQKVLEGLLGYILSSTQEAAVVPPFVAFAVRPNPGFWEYVKVNAEDLSVDGISVSEYLQFKEMIFDEKWASNENALEVDFGAMDFSTPRLTLSSSIGNGLNYMSKFMSSKLRGNSDAAKPLLDYLLALDHQGENLMINQALDSVSKLQAALIVAEVVVSAFPKDAPYQDFQQSLKRLGFEKGWGDTAERVKETMRMLSESLQAPEPVKLELLFSRIPNVFNIVIFSPHGYFGQSDVLGLPDTGGQIVYILDQVRALEEELLLKIRQQGLSVKPQILVITRLIPHAGGTKCNQEVEPIFGTKHSHIVRVPFKTEKGVLPQWVSRFDVYPYLERFAQDAADKVREHMDCKPDLLIGNYSDGNLVASLMAQKLGTTLGTIAHALEKTKYEDSDAKWKELDPKYHFSCQFTADMIAMNTADFIITSTYQEIAGSKNRPGQYESHVAFTMPGLCRVVSGINVFDPKFNIASPGADQTVYFPYTEKQKRLTSFHPAIEELLYNNEDNNEHIGYLADKKKPIIFSMARLDTVKNITGLTEWYGKNAKLRNLVNLVVVAGFFDPSKSNDREEIAEIKKMHSLIEKYQLKGQFRWIAAQSDRYRNGELYRCIADTKGAFIQPALYEAFGLTVIEAMNCGLPTFATNQGGPAEIIVDGISGFHIDPNNGDESSNKIADFFEKCKTDAEYWNKMSATGLQRIYECYTWKIYANKVLNMGSVYGFWRQMNKEQKLLKQRYIEAFYNLQFRNLARNVPIPGFAPPVQTPSTSKTKPQESAPTAVAESQQSLPTQRAKPQVQEGPVPAPETQLTQRHAQPQQPQSQRNGNESLGQMVIARRQSSSTQRSWSWWLSRIASLLIVYYILRKLYCYLT, from the exons ATGGCTTCTGCACCAGTCCTCAAGCGATCCGAAACAATTGCTGAAAGCATGCCTGATGCATTAAGGCAGAGCCGGTATCACATGAGGATATGTTTTTCCAG gtttgttgCTCCTGGGAGAAGGCTGATGAAGCGCCAACATATAATGGATGAAGTTGATAAATCTATACAAGATAAGAATGAAAGGCAAAAGGTCTTGGAAGGCTTACTTGGTTACATCCTGAGTTCCACTCAG GAGGCAGCTGTTGTTCCACCTTTTGTGGCATTTGCTGTAAGACCGAATCCGGGTTTTTGGGAATACGTTAAAGTGAACGCTGAAGATTTGAGTGTAGATGGTATCTCCGTTTCAGAATATTTGCAGTTTAAGGAAATGATCTTTGATGAAAAATG GGCGAGCAATGAAAATGCGTTGGAAGTAGATTTTGGAGCTATGGATTTCTCCACCCCTCGCCTtactctttcttcttctattgGGAATGGACTGAACTACATGTCAAAGTTCATGTCCTCAAAGCTCCGTGGGAATTCCGATGCTGCAAAGCCTCTACTCGACTATTTGTTAGCGCTCGACCATCAAGGGGAG AATCTTATGATCAATCAAGCTCTAGATTCAGTTTCCAAGCTGCAAGCAGCATTGATTGTAGCTGAAGTAGTTGTCTCTGCATTTCCTAAAGACGCCCCATATCAGGATTTCCAGCAGAG CCTGAAAAGGTTGGGCTTTGAGAAGGGATGGGGAGACACCGCAGAAAGAGTCAAAGAGACAATGAGGATGCTTTCTGAATCACTTCAAGCCCCAGAACCAGTGAAACTGGAGTTGCTCTTTAGCAGGATTCCCAACGTGTTCAACATTGTGATCTTCTCTCCTCACGGCTATTTTGGCCAGTCAGATGTCCTCGGGCTGCCAGATACCGGTGGCCAG ATTGTTTACATTCTTGATCAAGTAAGAGCATTAGAGGAAGAACTGCTACTTAAAATAAGGCAGCAAGGGCTTAGCGTGAAGCCTCAAATTCTTGTG ATAACACGACTGATACCACATGCTGGAGGGACAAAGTGCAACCAGGAGGTGGAGCCTATTTTCGGCACAAAACACTCCCACATTGTTAGGGTCCCCTTCAAGACAGAGAAAGGGGTTCTCCCTCAATGGGTCTCCCGTTTCGATGTATACCCTTACCTCGAGAGATTTGCTCAG GATGCTGCTGATAAGGTCCGTGAACACATGGACTGTAAACCTGATCTCTTGATCGGGAACTATAGTGATGGGAACTTGGTGGCTTCCCTAATGGCTCAGAAACTTGGCACAACTCTG GGAACTATTGCTCATGCTTTGGAGAAAACTAAGTACGAAGATTCTGATGCCAAATGGAAGGAATTAGACCCCAAGTACCACTTTTCCTGTCAATTCACAGCAGACATGATTGCGATGAATACTGCTGATTTTATCATAACCAGTACATATCAAGAAATTGCAGGAAG CAAGAATAGACCAGGACAGTATGAAAGCCATGTGGCGTTTACCATGCCAGGACTTTGCCGTGTCGTGTCAGGGATCAATGTCTTTGATCCAAAGTTCAATATTGCTTCCCCTGGGGCTGACCAAACTGTCTACTTCCCCTACACCGAGAAACAGAAGCGGCTAACCTCTTTTCATCCTGCCATTGAAGAACTACTCTATAACAATGAAGATAACAATGAGCACAT TGGATATCTGGCAGACAAGAAGAAACCAATTATCTTCTCCATGGCAAGACTGGATACAGTGAAAAACATTACAGGGCTGACAGAGTGGTATGGAAAAAATGCAAAGCTAAGAAACTTGGTAAATCTCGTTGTTGTAGCAGGATTCTTTGATCCATCTAAATCAAATGATAGAGAGGAAATTGCGGAGATAAAAAAGATGCATTCCTTGATAGAGAAATACCAACTCAAGGGCCAGTTCAGATGGATAGCAGCTCAATCTGACAGATACCGAAACGGAGAGCTATACCGCTGCATTGCAGATACAAAGGGAGCTTTTATTCAGCCTGCACTCTATGAGGCCTTTGGCCTTACAGTAATTGAGGCAATGAACTGTGGACTACCTACCTTCGCCACCAATCAAGGTGGCCCAGCAGAAATTATTGTTGATGGGATCTCAGGATTCCACATTGACCCCAACAATGGAGATGAGTCTAGCAACAAGATAGCAGATTTCTTCGAGAAGTGCAAGACAGATGCGGAATATTGGAACAAGATGTCAGCAACTGGTCTCCAACGCATCTACGAATG CTATACATGGAAGATTTATGCAAACAAAGTGTTGAACATGGGATCTGTTTACGGGTTTTGGAGGCAGATGAACAAGGAACAGAAGCTTCTGAAGCAGAGATATATTGAAGCCTTTTACAATCTCCAATTCAGGAATTTG GCAAGGAACGTTCCAATCCCAGGATTTGCACCACCCGTACAGACACCATCAACTTCAAAAACTAAACCCCAAGAATCAGCACCAACTGCTGTAGCTGAATCTCAGCAATCTCTTCCAACCCAGAGAGCCAAACCGCAAGTACAGGAGGGCCCGGTGCCAGCACCTGAAACTCAGCTAACACAAAGGCAC GCACAACCCCAGCAGCCTCAAAGCCAAAG gaatGGCAACGAAAGTTTAGGGCAAATGGTCATTGCACGACGACAAAGCAGCAGCACACAGAGAAGCTGGAGTTGGTGGTTGTCCAGGATCGCTTCCCTTCTTATAGTTTATTACATCCTGAGGAAGTTGTATTGCTACCTCACATGA
- the LOC18105620 gene encoding protein argonaute 1-like — protein MVRKRRTELPRSGGESSESQETGAGRGAQPPAERSGPPQQGGGGGGYQGGRGPQSQQVGRGGGYGGGRGRGGMQQQHYGGAPEYQGRGRGQPQHGERGYGSGRSGGGRGGPPSGGPFRAPAPELHQATPAPYPAGMTPQPMPSEARSSMPMLSEASSSMQPLEPSPAAVSQQMQQLSIQQEGSSSQATQPPPASSKSMRFPLRPGKGSTGIRCIVKANHFFAELPDKDLHQYDVSITPEVSSRGVNRAVMAQLVKLYQESHLGKRLPAYDGRKSLYTAGALPFQAKEFKIILIDEDDGTGGQRREREFKVVIKFAARADLHHLGLFLQGKQADAPQEALQVLDIVLRELPTARYCPVGRSFYSPDLGRRQSLGEGLESWRGFYQSIRPTQMGLSLNIDMSSTAFIEPLPVIDFVTQLLNRDVSSRPLSDSDRIKIKKALRGVRVEVTHRGNMRRKYRISGLTSQATRELTFPVDERGTLKSVVEYFYETYGFVIQHTQWPCLQVGNQQRPNYLPMEVCKIVEGQRYSKRLNERQITALLKVTCQRPQERERDIMQTVYHNAYHNDPYAKEFGIRISEKLASVEARILPPPWLKYHDTGREKDCLPQVGQWNMMNKKMVNGGRVNNWICINFSRTVQDSVARGFCYELAQMCHISGMDFALEPLLPPVGARPEQVERVLKTRYHDAMTKLQPHSKELDLLIVILPDNNGSLYGDLKRICETDLGLVSQCCLTKHVFKMSKQYLANVALKINVKVGGRNTVLVDALSRRIPLVSDRPTIIFGADVTHPHPGEDSSPSIAAVVASQDWPEVTKYAGLVCAQAHRQELIQDLYKTWQDPVRGTVSGGMIKELLISFRRATGQKPQRIIFYRDGVSEGQFYQVLLHELDAIRKACASLEPNYQPPVTFVVVQKRHHTRLFANDHRDRNAVDRSGNILPGTVVDSKICHPTEFDFYLCSHAGIQGTSRPAHYHVLWDENKFTADGLQSLTNNLCYTYARCTRSVSIVPPAYYAHLAAFRARFYMEPETSDSGSLTSGMASGRGGGGAGGRATRGPAANAAVRPLPALKENVKRVMFYC, from the exons ATGGTGAGGAAGAGGAGAACGGAACTTCCACGAAGTGGGGGTGAGAGTTCTGAGTCCCAGGAAACTGGTGCTGGTCGGGGTGCTCAGCCCCCAGCTGAGAGGAGCGGTCCTCCTCAACAgggaggaggtggaggaggatACCAAGGTGGAAGGGGTCCCCAGTCTCAGCAGGTAGGCCGTGGAGGTGGTTACGGTGGCGGCCGAGGAAGGGGAGGAATGCAACAACAGCATTATGGTGGAGCTCCGGAATACCAGGGACGGGGGAGAGGGCAACCTCAGCATGGAGAACGAGGTTATGGCAGTGGTCGTAGTGGAGGTGGCCGAGGAGGACCCCCTTCAGGCGGACCATTTAGAGCACCAGCACCCGAGCTGCACCAAGCTACTCCAGCTCCTTACCCAGCTGGGATGACCCCTCAGCCCATGCCATCTGAGGCACGTTCTTCAATGCCCATGCTGTCTGAGGCAAGTTCTTCAATGCAACCACTAGAGCCATCACCAGCGGCTGTGTCACAGCAGATGCAACAACTATCAATCCAGCAAGAAGGCTCTTCTAGCCAGGCAACTCAGCCACCGCCAGCCTCAAGTAAATCAATGAGGTTCCCTCTTCGGCCTGGGAAGGGAAGCACTGGCATAAGGTGTATTGTAAAGGCTAATCACTTTTTTGCTGAGCTACCAGACAAGGATTTGCACCAGTATGAT GTTAGCATTACACCGGAGGTTTCATCAAGGGGTGTCAATCGAGCTGTAATGGCACAACTGGTTAAATTGTACCAGGAATCCCATCTCGGAAAGCGTCTTCCTGCATATGATGGACGTAAGAGTCTTTATACTGCTGGGGCTCTTCCTTTTCAAGCAAAGGAATTCAAAATCATCCTCATTGACGAGGATGATGGAACAGGCGGACAAAG GAGAGAGAGGGAATTCAAAGTTGTCATCAAATTTGCTGCTCGTGCTGATCTGCACCATCTAGGACTCTTTTTGCAGGGAAAGCAAGCTGATGCACCTCAGGAAGCCCTTCAAGTCCTTGATATAGTGCTGCGTGAATTGCCAACTGCTAG GTACTGCCCGGTGGGTCGATCATTTTATTCCCCTGATCTAGGAAGGAGACAGTCTCTTGGTGAGGGCTTGGAGAGTTGGCGTGGTTTCTATCAAAGTATTCGTCCTACACAGATGGGACTCTCACTCAATATTG ATATGTCCTCAACTGCATTCATTGAGCCACTACCAGTTATTGATTTTGTGACTCAATTATTGAATCGAGATGTTTCCTCCAGACCGTTGTCTGATTCTGATCGTATAAAG ATTAAAAAGGCTCTCAGAGGTGTCAGAGTTGAAGTTACACACCGTGGAAATATGCGCAGAAAGTATCGTATATCTGGTTTAACATCACAGGCAACACGGGAGCTGAC TTTCCCGGTTGATGAAAGAGGAACATTGAAATCTGTTGTGGAGTATTTTTATGAAACCTATGGCTTTGTAATTCAACATACTCAATGGCCTTGTCTACAAGTGGGAAATCAACAGAGACCTAACTATTTGCCTATGGAG GTTTGTAAGATTGTTGAGGGTCAGAGGTACTCCAAAAGATTGAATGAAAGACAGATCACTGCGTTGTTGAAGGTGACTTGCCAACGTCCTCAAGAAAGGGAACGAGATATCATGCAG ACGGTTTATCACAATGCATATCACAACGATCCTTACGCCAAGGAGTTTGGTATAAGAATTAGCGAGAAGCTTGCTTCAGTTGAAGCTCGCATTCTGCCTCCTCCATGG CTCAAGTATCATGATACAGGCAGGGAGAAAGATTGTCTTCCTCAAGTTGGGCAGTGGAACATGATGAATAAG AAAATGGTTAATGGAGGCAGAGTCAATAATTGGATTTGCATCAATTTTTCAAGGACTGTCCAGGACAGTGTGGCCCGAGGATTTTGCTATGAGCTTGCACAAATGTGCCACATTTCTGGCATG GACTTTGCTCTTGAGCCATTGCTTCCTCCTGTTGGTGCTCGTCCTGAGCAAGTAGAAAGGGTTTTGAAAACCCGATACCATGATGCAATGACAAAACTCCAGCCACATAGCAAGGAACTTGACTTGCTCATTGTGATTCTCCCGGATAACAATGGTTCTCTTTACG GTGATTTGAAGCGAATTTGTGAGACAGATCTTGGGCTTGTTTCTCAGTGCTGCTTGACAAAGCATGTATTCAAAATGAGCAAGCAATATCTGGCCAATGTGGCTCTGAAGATAAATGTGAAGGTTGGAGGAAGGAATACTGTTCTTGTTGATGCATTATCAAGACGTATTCCTCTAGTCAGCGACCGACCTACTATTATTTTTGGTGCTGACGTTACTCATCCTCATCCTGGGGAGGACTCAAGCCCATCCATTGCAGCT GTTGTGGCTTCTCAAGATTGGCCAGAGGTTACTAAGTATGCTGGCCTGGTTTGTGCTCAAGCCCATCGCCAAGAGCTTATCcaagatttatataaaacatggcAGGATCCTGTACGAGGGACAGTGTCTGGTGGCATGATCAA GGAACTTCTCATATCTTTCCGGAGAGCCACAGGGCAGAAGCCTCAGAGAATTATATTCTACAG AGATGGTGTCAGTGAAGGGCAGTTCTATCAAGTTTTGTTGCACGAACTTGATGCAATTCGTAAG GCATGTGCTTCTTTAGAGCCCAACTACCAGCCTCCAGTGACATTTGTTGTGGTTCAGAAGCGTCATCACACAAGGCTGTTTGCAAATGATCACCGTGACCGTAATGCTGTTGACCGGAGCGGGAATATATTGCCTG GTACTGTTGTGGACTCAAAAATTTGTCACCCAACAGAGTTCGACTTCTATTTGTGTAGTCATGCTGGGATTCAG GGTACAAGCCGTCCAGCTCATTACCATGTACTTTGGGATGAGAACAAGTTCACTGCTGATGGGTTGCAGTCTCTTACAAACAATCTTTGCTACAC ATATGCAAGATGCACGCGTTCTGTTTCCATTG TGCCACCTGCATACTATGCACATCTTGCTGCATTCCGAGCTCGTTTCTACATGGAACCGGAGACATCAGACAGTGGATCGCTTACAAGTGGCATGGCTTCTGGACGAGGAGGTGGAGGAGCAGGTGGTCGAGCCACTCGCGGACCTGCTGCCAATGCTGCTGTGAGGCCCCTGCCTGCCTTGAAGGAGAATGTCAAGCGGGTTATGTTCTACTGTTAG